A DNA window from Pseudomonas sp. B21-056 contains the following coding sequences:
- a CDS encoding methyl-accepting chemotaxis protein, whose product MQKNLRDTLQSISGSATQLATAADELNAVTLDSTQSLQQQNNEIEQAATAVTEMTTAVEEVARNAVSTSDATRQSSESASLGQQRVSDTVDAIGALASDVKVTGGLVQSLANQSQDIGKVLDVIRAIAEQTNLLALNAAIEAARAGESGRGFAVVADEVRALAYRTQQSTQEIEQMVQGMRSGAAQALDSMQASSTRAASTLAMAERAGEALQTITASVSEIHERNLVIASAAEEQAQVAREVDRNLVNIRDLSVRSATGADQTSASSHELSQLANSLRTMVQRFQV is encoded by the coding sequence ATGCAGAAAAACCTGCGCGATACGTTGCAGAGCATCAGTGGTTCGGCGACGCAGTTGGCAACGGCAGCCGATGAGCTGAACGCCGTCACCCTTGACAGCACCCAGAGCCTGCAACAGCAGAACAATGAAATTGAACAAGCCGCCACGGCCGTCACCGAAATGACCACTGCCGTAGAGGAAGTGGCGCGCAACGCGGTTTCCACCTCCGACGCCACGCGTCAGTCCAGTGAGTCGGCATCCCTCGGGCAGCAGCGGGTCAGCGACACGGTTGACGCGATTGGTGCCCTCGCCAGCGACGTGAAGGTGACGGGTGGGCTGGTGCAATCCTTGGCCAACCAATCGCAGGATATCGGCAAGGTCCTGGACGTGATCCGGGCCATTGCCGAGCAAACCAATTTGCTGGCCCTCAACGCCGCCATTGAAGCGGCCAGGGCCGGCGAAAGCGGTCGAGGGTTTGCGGTGGTGGCTGATGAAGTGCGAGCGCTGGCTTATCGCACGCAGCAATCGACCCAGGAAATCGAACAGATGGTCCAGGGCATGCGCAGCGGCGCCGCCCAGGCCCTGGATTCCATGCAGGCCAGCTCGACACGCGCCGCCAGCACCCTGGCGATGGCGGAACGGGCGGGGGAGGCGTTGCAGACCATCACCGCGTCGGTCAGCGAAATCCACGAACGTAACCTGGTCATCGCCAGCGCCGCCGAAGAACAGGCACAGGTGGCCCGCGAGGTTGATCGCAACCTGGTGAATATCCGTGACCTGTCGGTGCGCTCGGCCACTGGTGCAGACCAGACCAGCGCGTCCAGCCATGAACTGTCGCAACTGGCGAATTCGTTGCGCACGATGGTGCAGCGGTTTCAGGTTTGA
- the clpB gene encoding ATP-dependent chaperone ClpB, which produces MRIDRLTSKLQLALSDAQSLAVGLDHPGIEPAHLMQAMLEQQGGSIKPLLMQVGFDVNSLRKELAKELDHLPKIQNPTGDVNMSQDLARLLNQADRLAQQKGDQFISSELVLLAAMDENSKLGKLLLGQGVSKKALENAINNLRGGEAVNDANHEESRQALDKYTVDLTKRAEEGKLDPVIGRDDEIRRTIQVLQRRTKNNPVLIGEPGVGKTAIAEGLAQRIINGEVPDGLKGKRLLSLDMGALIAGAKYRGEFEERLKALLNELSKQEGQIILFIDELHTMVGAGKGEGSMDAGNMLKPALARGELHCVGATTLNEYRQYIEKDAALERRFQKVLVDEPSEEDTIAILRGLKERYEVHHKVAITDGAIIAAAKLSHRYITDRQLPDKAIDLIDEAASRIRMEIDSKPEVLDRLERRLIQLKVESQALKKESDEAAKKRLEKLQEEIIRHEREYSDLEEIWNSEKAEVQGSAQIQQKIEQSRQELEAARRKGDLNRMAELQYGVIPDLERSLQMVDQHGKSENQLLRSKVTEEEIAEVVSKWTGIPVSKMLEGERDKLLKMESLLHQRVIGQDEAVVAVANAVRRSRAGLSDPNRPSGSFMFLGPTGVGKTELCKALAEFLFDTEEAMVRIDMSEFMEKHSVARLIGAPPGYVGYEEGGYLTEAVRRKPYSVILLDEVEKAHPDVFNILLQVLEDGRLTDSHGRTVDFRNTVIVMTSNLGSAQIQELVGDREAQRAAVMDAISTHFRPEFINRVDEVVIFEPLARDQIAGITEIQLGRLRSRLTERELKLQLSDEALDKLIAVGYDPVYGARPLKRAIQRWIENPLAQLILSGRFMPGETVTGAVENDEIVFH; this is translated from the coding sequence ATGCGTATTGACCGTTTAACCAGCAAGTTGCAATTGGCGCTGTCCGATGCCCAGTCCCTGGCCGTCGGCCTGGACCATCCCGGCATTGAACCGGCGCATTTGATGCAGGCCATGCTCGAGCAGCAGGGCGGCTCTATCAAGCCTTTGCTGATGCAGGTGGGCTTCGACGTCAACAGCCTGCGTAAAGAGCTGGCGAAAGAGCTCGACCACCTGCCCAAGATCCAGAATCCGACCGGCGACGTGAACATGTCCCAGGATCTGGCGCGGTTGCTCAACCAGGCCGACCGTCTGGCCCAGCAGAAGGGCGACCAGTTCATTTCCAGCGAACTGGTACTGCTTGCCGCCATGGACGAGAACAGCAAGCTGGGCAAATTGCTGCTCGGCCAGGGCGTGAGCAAGAAAGCCCTGGAGAATGCCATCAACAACCTGCGTGGCGGCGAAGCGGTCAACGACGCCAACCACGAGGAGTCCCGTCAGGCGCTGGATAAATACACCGTTGACCTGACCAAGCGTGCCGAGGAAGGCAAGCTCGACCCGGTGATCGGCCGCGATGACGAGATCCGCCGCACGATCCAGGTGCTGCAACGCCGCACCAAGAACAACCCGGTGCTGATCGGCGAACCTGGCGTGGGCAAGACCGCCATCGCCGAGGGTCTGGCCCAGCGCATCATCAATGGTGAAGTGCCGGACGGCCTCAAGGGCAAACGGTTACTGTCCCTGGACATGGGCGCGTTGATTGCCGGTGCCAAGTACCGTGGCGAGTTCGAAGAGCGCCTCAAGGCCCTGCTCAACGAACTGTCGAAGCAGGAAGGACAGATCATTCTGTTCATCGATGAGTTGCACACCATGGTCGGCGCCGGCAAGGGCGAAGGCTCGATGGACGCCGGCAACATGCTCAAGCCCGCGCTGGCCCGTGGCGAGTTGCACTGCGTCGGCGCGACCACGCTCAACGAGTACCGCCAGTACATCGAGAAGGACGCGGCCCTTGAGCGGCGCTTCCAGAAAGTACTGGTGGACGAGCCGAGCGAAGAGGACACCATCGCTATCCTGCGCGGCCTTAAAGAGCGCTATGAAGTCCACCATAAAGTGGCGATCACCGACGGCGCGATCATCGCGGCGGCCAAGCTCAGCCACCGCTACATCACCGACCGCCAGTTGCCGGACAAGGCCATCGACCTGATCGACGAGGCCGCCAGCCGCATCCGTATGGAAATCGACTCCAAACCGGAAGTGCTGGATCGCCTGGAACGGCGCCTGATCCAGCTCAAGGTCGAATCCCAGGCCCTGAAGAAAGAAAGCGACGAAGCGGCGAAGAAGCGCCTGGAGAAATTGCAGGAGGAAATCATTCGTCACGAGCGCGAGTATTCCGATCTCGAGGAAATCTGGAACTCGGAAAAAGCCGAGGTCCAGGGCTCGGCGCAGATCCAGCAGAAAATCGAACAGTCCCGCCAGGAGCTGGAAGCGGCCCGCCGCAAAGGCGACCTCAATCGCATGGCCGAGCTGCAATACGGAGTGATCCCGGACCTGGAGCGCAGCCTGCAGATGGTCGACCAGCACGGCAAGAGTGAAAACCAGTTGCTGCGCAGCAAGGTCACCGAGGAAGAGATTGCCGAGGTGGTGTCCAAGTGGACCGGCATTCCGGTGTCGAAAATGCTCGAGGGCGAGCGCGACAAACTGCTGAAGATGGAAAGCCTGCTGCACCAGCGCGTGATCGGCCAGGATGAAGCGGTCGTGGCGGTCGCCAATGCCGTGCGTCGGTCCCGAGCAGGTCTGTCGGACCCGAACCGTCCGAGTGGTTCGTTCATGTTCCTCGGCCCGACCGGTGTCGGTAAAACCGAGTTGTGCAAGGCATTGGCCGAGTTTCTCTTCGACACCGAGGAAGCGATGGTGCGCATCGACATGTCCGAGTTCATGGAGAAGCACTCCGTGGCCCGGCTGATCGGCGCACCGCCGGGTTATGTCGGCTATGAAGAGGGCGGTTACCTGACCGAAGCGGTGCGCCGCAAGCCGTACTCGGTGATCCTGCTCGACGAAGTCGAGAAAGCCCACCCGGATGTGTTCAACATCCTGCTGCAAGTGCTGGAGGACGGCCGCCTGACCGACAGCCACGGGCGCACGGTGGATTTCCGCAACACCGTGATCGTGATGACCTCCAACCTGGGCTCCGCGCAGATCCAGGAACTGGTGGGGGATCGCGAGGCGCAACGGGCTGCGGTGATGGACGCGATTTCTACCCACTTCCGGCCGGAGTTCATCAACCGGGTCGACGAGGTGGTGATCTTCGAACCGCTGGCCCGCGATCAGATTGCCGGCATTACCGAGATCCAGCTGGGTCGCCTGCGCAGCCGCCTCACCGAGCGCGAGCTGAAACTGCAACTGAGCGACGAGGCCCTGGACAAGCTGATTGCCGTGGGTTACGACCCGGTCTATGGGGCGCGGCCGTTGAAGCGGGCCATCCAGCGCTGGATCGAAAACCCGTTGGCGCAGTTGATCCTGTCCGGGCGCTTCATGCCGGGCGAAACCGTAACCGGAGCGGTGGAGAACGACGAAATCGTCTTCCACTGA
- the pgeF gene encoding peptidoglycan editing factor PgeF, translating to MSDWLLPDWPAPTRVKACVTTRAGGVSLAPFDSLNLGNHVDDDPAAVAENRRRLTDRFAMRPAWLQQVHGIDVVEADPTQVVTADASWTATPGIACTAMTADCLPVLFCNRAGTRVAAAHAGWRGLANGVLEATLDSLALPADEILVWLGPAIGPQAFEVGPEVREAFVAQLPEAVQAFVPSHNAGKFLADIYALASLRLAERGVTAVYGGGLCTVTDPRFFSYRRNPRTGRFASLVWIER from the coding sequence ATGAGTGACTGGCTGCTACCCGACTGGCCCGCGCCGACCCGGGTCAAGGCCTGCGTCACCACCCGTGCGGGCGGCGTCAGCCTGGCGCCGTTCGACAGCCTCAACCTCGGTAACCATGTGGATGACGACCCTGCGGCCGTTGCCGAGAACCGTCGCCGTCTCACCGATCGATTTGCCATGCGTCCGGCCTGGCTGCAGCAGGTCCACGGAATAGACGTGGTCGAGGCCGATCCGACCCAGGTGGTGACCGCCGATGCCAGCTGGACCGCCACACCGGGTATCGCCTGTACGGCGATGACGGCGGATTGTCTGCCTGTGCTGTTCTGTAATCGCGCCGGCACTCGCGTCGCGGCCGCCCATGCCGGTTGGCGCGGGCTGGCGAATGGCGTGCTGGAGGCCACCCTCGACAGCCTTGCGCTGCCTGCGGATGAAATTCTCGTCTGGCTCGGCCCGGCCATCGGCCCGCAAGCCTTTGAGGTTGGGCCGGAGGTGCGTGAGGCGTTCGTCGCGCAGTTGCCCGAGGCGGTGCAGGCCTTTGTGCCGAGCCACAATGCTGGCAAGTTCCTGGCCGACATCTATGCGCTGGCGAGTCTGCGGCTGGCGGAGCGGGGTGTCACGGCGGTCTACGGCGGCGGGCTGTGCACCGTGACCGATCCCCGCTTCTTTTCCTACCGTCGCAACCCGCGTACCGGCCGCTTCGCTTCGCTGGTCTGGATCGAACGGTAG
- the rluD gene encoding 23S rRNA pseudouridine(1911/1915/1917) synthase RluD, with amino-acid sequence MSDKIELRAEVPSELGGQRLDQVAAQLFTEHSRSRLSAWIKDGRLTVDGAVIRPRDIVHGGAILELTAEQEAQGEWVAQDIALDIVYEDDDILVINKPAGLVVHPAAGHADGTLLNALLHHVPDIVNVPRAGIVHRLDKDTTGLMVVAKTIQAQTQLVAQLQSRSVSRIYECIVIGVVTAGGKINAPIGRHGQQRQRMAVMEGGKPAVSHYRVLERFRSHTHVRVKLETGRTHQIRVHMAHINFPLVGDPAYGGRFRIPPAASVTMVESLKHFPRQALHARFLELDHPTTGKRMSWESPLPDDFVWLLTLLKQDREAFIG; translated from the coding sequence ATGTCCGATAAAATAGAACTTCGCGCAGAGGTGCCGTCCGAATTGGGCGGCCAACGCCTCGATCAAGTCGCTGCCCAACTCTTCACCGAGCATTCGCGCTCGCGCCTTTCCGCCTGGATCAAGGACGGCCGCCTGACGGTGGATGGGGCGGTCATCCGTCCGCGCGACATCGTCCATGGCGGCGCCATCCTCGAGCTGACGGCCGAACAGGAGGCCCAGGGAGAATGGGTTGCCCAGGACATTGCCCTGGACATCGTCTATGAAGACGACGACATCCTGGTGATCAACAAGCCTGCGGGCCTGGTGGTGCATCCGGCCGCCGGTCATGCCGACGGCACCCTGCTCAATGCCCTGCTGCACCACGTGCCGGACATCGTCAATGTGCCCCGGGCCGGTATCGTCCACCGTCTCGACAAGGACACCACTGGTCTGATGGTGGTGGCCAAGACCATCCAGGCGCAGACCCAACTGGTCGCACAACTGCAAAGCCGCAGTGTCAGCCGCATCTATGAATGCATCGTGATCGGTGTGGTGACCGCCGGCGGCAAGATCAATGCGCCCATCGGTCGTCACGGCCAGCAACGCCAGCGCATGGCGGTGATGGAAGGCGGCAAGCCGGCGGTCAGTCACTACCGCGTGCTCGAACGCTTCCGCTCTCACACCCATGTGCGGGTCAAGCTGGAAACCGGTCGTACTCACCAGATCCGCGTGCACATGGCCCACATCAACTTCCCGTTGGTGGGCGACCCGGCCTATGGCGGCCGTTTCCGCATTCCGCCGGCTGCCAGCGTGACCATGGTCGAATCCCTTAAACACTTCCCGCGCCAGGCGCTGCATGCGCGTTTCCTGGAACTGGATCATCCGACCACCGGTAAGCGCATGAGCTGGGAGTCGCCGTTGCCGGATGACTTCGTCTGGCTGCTGACGTTGCTCAAGCAGGACCGCGAGGCATTCATCGGATGA
- a CDS encoding outer membrane protein assembly factor BamD: protein MQVKHLLLIAILALTAACSSKEVVDENLSEVELYQQAQNDLDNNSYTSATAKLKALESRYPFGRYADQAQLELIYANYKNAEPEAAKSAAERFIRLHPQHPNVDYAYYLKGLTSFDQDVGLLARFLPLDMTKRDPGAARDSYNEFAQLTSRFPNSRYSPDAKQRMIYLRNLLASYEIHVADYYLTRQAYVAAANRGRYVVENFQETPSVGDGLAVMTEAYQRLHLDELAASSLETLKLNYPDHPSLADGQFTPRVAEADNRSWLSKATLGLIESRPPLPPGETRANQDIQRQFQDAKEAIPNELKPKDENGDVIEEPEPENKSGDRSWFSYMTFGLFD, encoded by the coding sequence ATGCAAGTGAAACACCTGCTGCTGATCGCCATCCTCGCATTGACTGCTGCTTGCTCGTCGAAGGAAGTCGTAGACGAAAACCTGAGCGAAGTCGAACTGTACCAACAGGCGCAGAACGACCTGGACAACAACAGCTACACCAGTGCTACCGCCAAGCTCAAGGCCCTGGAGTCGCGGTATCCGTTCGGTCGCTACGCCGATCAGGCCCAACTGGAGCTGATCTACGCCAACTACAAGAACGCCGAGCCGGAAGCGGCGAAGTCCGCTGCCGAACGCTTCATTCGTCTGCATCCACAGCACCCGAATGTCGATTACGCCTATTACCTCAAGGGCCTGACCTCCTTCGACCAGGACGTCGGCCTGCTGGCGCGCTTCCTGCCGCTGGACATGACCAAGCGTGATCCGGGCGCCGCGCGCGACTCCTACAACGAGTTCGCCCAGTTGACCAGTCGTTTCCCCAACAGCCGCTACTCACCGGATGCCAAGCAGCGCATGATCTACCTGCGCAACCTGCTGGCCTCCTACGAAATCCACGTGGCCGACTACTACCTGACCCGTCAGGCCTACGTCGCCGCCGCCAACCGTGGCCGCTACGTGGTGGAAAACTTCCAGGAAACCCCATCGGTGGGCGACGGCCTGGCGGTGATGACCGAAGCGTACCAACGCCTGCACCTGGACGAACTGGCGGCCAGCAGCCTGGAAACCCTCAAGCTGAACTACCCGGATCACCCTTCCCTGGCCGACGGCCAGTTCACCCCACGCGTTGCAGAAGCCGACAACCGTTCATGGCTGAGCAAGGCAACCCTGGGCCTGATCGAGTCTCGTCCACCCCTGCCACCGGGCGAAACCCGCGCCAACCAGGACATACAGCGTCAATTCCAGGACGCCAAGGAAGCCATTCCTAATGAGCTCAAGCCCAAGGATGAGAATGGCGATGTGATCGAAGAGCCGGAGCCTGAGAACAAATCCGGTGACCGCTCCTGGTTCAGCTACATGACCTTCGGCCTGTTCGACTGA
- a CDS encoding PP0621 family protein: MLRLLILFAVVASAIWIFRNMKPKASATRPSREQDAPPMVRCAHCGVHLPRDRALPLEQQWYCSQAHLEQGPGPRDR, from the coding sequence ATGCTTCGTCTATTGATCTTGTTCGCCGTCGTCGCCTCTGCCATATGGATCTTTCGCAACATGAAGCCCAAGGCCTCCGCAACAAGGCCCTCCCGGGAGCAGGATGCGCCGCCCATGGTGCGTTGCGCCCACTGTGGCGTGCACCTGCCCCGCGACCGGGCGCTCCCCCTCGAACAACAGTGGTATTGCAGCCAGGCTCATCTGGAGCAAGGCCCGGGCCCTCGTGATCGCTGA
- a CDS encoding two-component system sensor histidine kinase NtrB, whose protein sequence is MIAEASSPRVRQTQRLLRLYHLYRLSIGITLVLLISSNMDNRLLAFANDDLLRSGSWLYLVLNILLVVFLENTRRPARLFGLALTDVLLLSWLFFVAGGAPSAIGNLLIVSVAIGNTLLRGRIGLLIAAVATIGIVGSSFFLGLNDSSLPGSYLQAGTLGALCFAAALLVQGLTRRLEASETLAEQRASEVTSLETLNALILQRMRTGILVLDRQRRVQLANESALNLLGMHDLIGQQIDDYSSALVERLQLWLNNPSLRPSSLTIAGTGLTLQPSFIVLGYNEQHQILVFLEDLAQVAQHAQQLKLASLGRLTAGIAHEIRNPLGAISHAAQLLRESEELNDADRRLTQIIQDHSQRMNRVIENVLQLSRRQQTTPQRLDLRAWLEQFARQAHEHAAEHQQLHLSIEPGDYITLMDPDQLTQVLDNLLRNAWRHSALAHEKAEAWLNLFVDPHSRLSTLDIIDNGPGVTPDQQAHLFEPFFTTSSQGTGLGLYLSRELCESNQARLDFKPRQGGGCFRITFAHGRKQI, encoded by the coding sequence GTGATCGCTGAGGCATCAAGTCCTCGCGTCAGACAGACGCAGCGGTTGCTGCGCCTGTATCACCTGTACCGCTTGAGTATCGGCATCACCCTGGTACTGCTGATCTCCAGCAACATGGACAACCGCCTGCTGGCGTTCGCCAACGATGACCTGCTGCGCAGTGGCAGCTGGCTATACCTGGTGCTGAACATCCTGCTGGTGGTGTTCCTGGAAAACACCCGGCGCCCTGCGCGACTGTTCGGCTTGGCGCTCACCGATGTGCTGCTGCTGTCGTGGCTGTTCTTTGTTGCGGGCGGCGCCCCCAGCGCCATCGGCAACCTGCTCATCGTCTCGGTCGCCATCGGCAATACGCTGTTGCGCGGCCGGATCGGCCTGTTGATCGCCGCCGTCGCCACAATCGGCATCGTCGGATCGAGTTTCTTCCTTGGCCTGAACGACTCGAGCCTTCCCGGCAGTTATTTGCAGGCCGGCACCCTGGGCGCGCTGTGCTTCGCCGCCGCGCTGCTGGTACAGGGCCTGACCCGGCGACTGGAAGCCAGCGAAACCCTGGCCGAGCAGCGGGCCAGCGAGGTGACCAGCCTCGAAACCCTCAACGCCCTGATCCTGCAGCGCATGCGCACCGGCATCCTGGTCCTCGACCGTCAACGCCGGGTGCAACTGGCCAACGAAAGCGCCTTGAACCTGCTGGGCATGCACGACCTGATCGGCCAACAAATCGATGACTATTCCAGCGCCCTGGTCGAACGCCTGCAACTGTGGCTGAACAACCCCAGCCTGCGCCCGTCAAGCCTGACCATTGCCGGCACGGGCCTGACCCTGCAACCGAGCTTCATCGTCCTTGGGTACAACGAACAGCATCAGATCCTGGTATTCCTCGAAGACCTGGCCCAGGTTGCCCAGCATGCCCAACAACTGAAACTCGCTTCGCTGGGGCGCCTCACGGCCGGCATCGCCCATGAAATCCGCAACCCCCTGGGAGCGATCAGCCATGCGGCACAATTACTGCGCGAGTCCGAGGAACTGAACGACGCCGACCGGCGTCTGACGCAGATTATTCAAGACCACTCCCAACGAATGAATCGCGTCATTGAAAACGTCCTGCAATTGTCCCGGCGCCAGCAAACCACGCCCCAACGCCTGGATCTGCGGGCCTGGCTCGAACAGTTCGCAAGGCAAGCCCATGAACACGCGGCCGAGCACCAGCAACTGCACCTGAGTATCGAACCGGGGGACTACATCACCCTCATGGATCCCGACCAACTCACCCAGGTGCTCGATAACCTGCTGCGAAACGCCTGGCGTCACAGTGCACTGGCCCATGAGAAGGCCGAGGCCTGGCTGAACCTGTTCGTCGACCCACACAGCCGTTTATCCACGTTAGACATCATCGACAACGGCCCCGGCGTAACACCGGACCAGCAGGCGCATCTGTTTGAACCGTTCTTCACCACCAGCAGCCAGGGCACCGGCCTTGGGCTCTATCTGTCCCGTGAGCTGTGCGAAAGCAACCAGGCCCGCCTAGACTTCAAACCACGCCAAGGCGGCGGCTGCTTTCGCATCACTTTTGCTCACGGACGGAAACAGATTTGA
- a CDS encoding sigma-54-dependent transcriptional regulator: MNTRSRQRILIVDDEPDIRELLDITLGRMKLDTRSARNLAEAQSLLADETFDLCLTDMRLPDGTGLELVQHIQQRYAQLPVAMITAYGSLETAIDALKAGAFDFLTKPVDLGRLRELVTSALRLPSAAAPATLERCLLGDSPPMRSVRKQIEKLARSQAPVYISGESGCGKELVARLIHEQGPRSSRGFVPVNCGAIPTELMESEFFGHRKGSFSGAIEDKPGLFQAAHGGTLFLDEVADLPLAMQVKLLRAIQEKAVRAVGGQQEEVVDVRILCATHKDLDAEVAAGRFRQDLYYRLNVIELRVPPLRERREDIEPLANHMLQRLAATTSNPAAKLHPQALEALRNYRFPGNVRELENMLERAYTLCEHQQIEADDLRLAEGNGITDASNPDLMRVDNLEDYLEDVERKVILQALEETRWNRTAAAQRLKLSFRSMRYRLKKLGLD, from the coding sequence TTGAATACACGCTCACGGCAACGAATCCTGATCGTCGATGACGAACCGGACATCCGCGAACTCCTGGACATCACCCTGGGCAGGATGAAACTCGACACCCGCAGCGCCAGGAATCTTGCCGAGGCCCAATCCCTGCTGGCGGACGAAACCTTCGACCTGTGCCTGACCGACATGCGCCTGCCCGACGGCACTGGCCTGGAACTGGTGCAACACATCCAGCAACGTTATGCCCAACTCCCCGTGGCGATGATCACCGCCTACGGCAGCCTGGAAACCGCCATCGACGCCCTCAAGGCCGGAGCCTTTGACTTCCTGACCAAACCGGTCGACCTGGGTCGGCTGCGGGAACTGGTCACCAGCGCCCTGCGTCTGCCGTCCGCCGCCGCCCCGGCCACCCTCGAACGCTGCCTGCTGGGCGACTCCCCGCCGATGCGCAGCGTGCGCAAACAGATCGAAAAACTGGCCCGCAGCCAGGCGCCGGTGTACATCAGCGGGGAATCCGGCTGCGGCAAGGAACTGGTGGCACGACTGATCCACGAACAAGGCCCCCGCTCCAGCCGAGGCTTTGTGCCAGTCAACTGTGGGGCGATTCCGACAGAGCTGATGGAAAGCGAGTTTTTCGGCCATCGAAAAGGCAGCTTCAGCGGCGCCATCGAGGACAAGCCCGGACTGTTCCAGGCCGCCCACGGTGGCACCCTGTTTCTTGATGAAGTGGCCGACCTGCCCCTGGCAATGCAGGTCAAGCTATTGCGGGCGATCCAGGAAAAAGCCGTGCGCGCCGTGGGCGGCCAGCAGGAGGAAGTGGTGGATGTACGCATCCTCTGCGCAACCCACAAGGACCTGGACGCCGAAGTCGCCGCCGGGCGCTTCCGCCAGGATCTGTACTATCGCCTGAACGTCATCGAACTGCGCGTCCCGCCCCTGCGCGAACGCCGCGAAGACATCGAACCGCTGGCCAACCACATGCTCCAGCGCCTGGCTGCCACCACCAGCAACCCTGCGGCCAAGCTTCATCCCCAAGCCCTCGAAGCCCTTCGCAACTACCGTTTCCCCGGCAACGTGCGAGAGCTGGAAAACATGCTCGAACGGGCCTACACCCTCTGCGAACACCAGCAGATCGAAGCCGACGACCTGCGCCTGGCCGAAGGCAATGGCATCACCGATGCCAGCAACCCCGATCTGATGCGGGTCGACAACCTGGAAGACTATCTGGAAGACGTCGAACGCAAAGTCATCCTCCAGGCCCTGGAGGAAACCCGCTGGAACCGCACCGCCGCAGCGCAGCGATTGAAGCTGTCGTTTCGGTCGATGCGGTATCGGTTGAAGAAGTTGGGGTTGGATTGA